One genomic window of Metopolophium dirhodum isolate CAU chromosome 4, ASM1992520v1, whole genome shotgun sequence includes the following:
- the LOC132942452 gene encoding large ribosomal subunit protein eL29: MAKSKNHTNHNQNRKDHRNGIYRPKKYRHESRRGVCQKFLRNQKHALKGNLSTADQFARANERSEKRTALRTKFAEFRKKKAASKKSIILIFKKIV; this comes from the exons atgGCAAAGTCAAAGAATCATACCAATCACAACCAAa atcGTAAGGACCATCGTAATGGTATTTATAGGCCAAAGAAATACAGACATGAATCACGTCGTGGT gttTGTCAAAAGTTTTTAAGGAACCAGAAACATGCTTTAAAAGGAAATTTGTCCACTGCAGATCAATTTGCCAGGGCTAACGAGAGAAGCGAAAAGAGGACAGCTCTGAGGACCAAGTTTGCTGAATTCAGAAAGAAGAAAGCTGCATCCAAAAAAAGcataattctgatttttaagaaaattgtttGA